In Archangium violaceum, the following are encoded in one genomic region:
- a CDS encoding sigma-54-dependent transcriptional regulator, whose translation MALFRSILVADDEPSVRHVLTLVLSGLGYEVRAVSDGEEALRELAARGYDVLLCDVRMPRLDGLSLLRQALAEHPGLTVVVMSAYGSQEQALEAVGAGAYDYVRKPFKPEEIVFVLRKAEERERLLRENRRLRGVGGAVPVERILGDSEPLRVVLRQVERLAPVGTTVLITGESGTGKELVARALHARSPRAAMPFVAVNCGAIPAGLIESELFGHARGAFTDARTARRGLFSEADGGTLFLDEVGELPPPAQVKLLRVLQEGEIRPVGENRAEKVDVRVIAATLRDLGRLVERGEFREDLYYRLNVVNVRVPPLRERTSDIPLLARAFLARFNRELNREPPVRGFSPEAEALMASYAWPGNVRELENAVERAVLLAEGELILPQNLPERLWTASAPAPTQPPPTPTHPPADANLSLKQAIRDLEESYIRAALRRTRGNRTRAAEVLEISHRALLYKIKEYGIDPDAEGERG comes from the coding sequence ATGGCCCTCTTCCGCAGCATCCTCGTCGCCGACGACGAGCCCTCCGTGCGCCACGTCCTCACCCTGGTGCTGTCCGGGCTGGGCTACGAGGTGCGTGCGGTGTCCGACGGCGAGGAGGCGCTGCGGGAGCTGGCCGCGCGCGGCTATGACGTGCTGCTGTGCGACGTGCGCATGCCCCGGCTCGACGGGCTGTCCCTGCTGCGTCAGGCGCTCGCCGAGCACCCGGGACTGACGGTGGTGGTGATGAGCGCGTACGGCTCGCAGGAGCAGGCGCTCGAGGCGGTGGGGGCCGGTGCGTACGACTACGTGCGCAAGCCCTTCAAGCCCGAGGAGATCGTCTTCGTCCTGCGCAAGGCGGAGGAGCGCGAGCGGCTGCTGCGGGAGAACCGGCGCCTGCGGGGAGTGGGTGGGGCCGTGCCCGTGGAGCGCATCCTCGGCGACAGCGAGCCCCTTCGCGTGGTGCTGCGGCAGGTGGAGCGGCTGGCGCCGGTGGGCACCACCGTCCTCATCACGGGCGAGAGCGGGACGGGCAAGGAGCTCGTCGCGCGGGCGCTGCACGCGCGCTCGCCCCGGGCCGCCATGCCCTTCGTCGCCGTCAACTGCGGCGCCATTCCCGCGGGCCTCATCGAGAGCGAGCTCTTCGGCCATGCCCGGGGCGCCTTCACCGACGCGCGCACCGCCCGGCGTGGCCTCTTCAGCGAGGCCGATGGGGGCACGCTCTTCCTCGACGAGGTGGGGGAGCTGCCCCCGCCCGCCCAGGTGAAGCTGTTGCGCGTGCTACAGGAGGGGGAGATCCGCCCGGTGGGGGAGAACCGCGCGGAGAAGGTGGACGTGCGCGTCATCGCCGCCACGCTGCGCGACCTGGGCCGGCTGGTGGAGCGGGGCGAGTTCCGCGAGGACCTCTACTACCGGCTCAACGTGGTGAACGTGCGGGTGCCCCCGTTGCGCGAGCGCACCAGCGACATCCCCCTGCTGGCGCGCGCCTTCCTCGCCCGCTTCAACCGCGAGCTCAACCGCGAGCCGCCCGTGCGGGGCTTCAGCCCCGAGGCCGAGGCGTTGATGGCCTCCTACGCGTGGCCGGGCAACGTGCGCGAGCTGGAGAACGCCGTCGAGCGTGCCGTCCTGCTGGCCGAGGGAGAGCTGATCCTCCCGCAGAACCTGCCAGAGCGGCTCTGGACCGCGTCCGCGCCGGCCCCCACGCAGCCACCCCCCACCCCCACGCACCCTCCCGCCGACGCCAACCTGTCCCTCAAGCAGGCCATCCGCGACCTGGAGGAGTCCTACATCCGCGCCGCCCTGCGCCGCACTCGGGGCAACCGCACCCGCGCCGCCGAGGTATTGGAGATCAGCCATCGGGCCCTGCTGTACAAAATCAAGGAGTACGGAATCGACCCGGACGCGGAGGGTGAGCGAGGCTGA